A single region of the Granulicella aggregans genome encodes:
- a CDS encoding nucleoside deaminase, translated as MTKKDEFSEEDLVMLRRAIALAGEARKDGRHPFGALVVNQWGETVVEARNNAVRPKGDPTQHAEIVACSRAAKLLTNSELAECTLYTSTEPCAMCAGAIYWTGIGRVVYGLPEQDLLKYTGSHEQNPTLDIPCRDVFAKGQRVIEVSGPLLAEEAGKVHEGFWTE; from the coding sequence ATGACAAAGAAGGACGAGTTCAGCGAAGAGGACCTTGTCATGCTGCGCCGCGCGATCGCGCTCGCCGGCGAAGCCCGGAAAGACGGCCGCCATCCGTTCGGCGCGCTCGTCGTGAACCAGTGGGGTGAGACAGTTGTCGAAGCGCGGAATAACGCTGTCCGCCCCAAAGGTGACCCAACCCAACATGCGGAGATCGTCGCCTGCAGCCGTGCGGCAAAGCTGCTCACCAACTCCGAGCTAGCCGAGTGCACCCTCTACACCAGCACGGAGCCGTGCGCCATGTGTGCTGGTGCAATCTACTGGACCGGAATCGGCCGCGTCGTCTACGGCCTCCCGGAGCAGGACCTGCTGAAGTACACCGGAAGCCACGAGCAGAACCCGACCCTCGACATCCCATGCCGCGATGTCTTCGCAAAAGGCCAGCGGGTGATAGAGGTCTCAGGCCCATTGCTTGCGGAGGAGGCAGGCAAGGTCCACGAAGGCTTCTGGACCGAGTGA